From the genome of bacterium:
ATGCCGGACGAGGCGTGTATGATGGCGCACTCGCCCGAGGGGAACAGCGCGTCGCCCGCGGAGTCGCGGCCGCCGTACTTGAACGTGCCCTCGCGGTGCATGTCCACAAGTGTCTGGAGGTGCCGGACATAGAGCGGACTGTTGGTCTGCATCTCGGTGTCCATGCCCTCGAACCCGTTCATCTTCGTCGCCAGCGGCACATCGTGGATGGCGCTGAGGTTCTCGAGGTTCGTCCACGTCGGCCACGCCATGGTGAACCCGCAGGGAGCGGCGTTGGTCTGCCGGATGCGCGTTGCGGCGGCCCGCAGCTCGGCCCAGGTCTGCGGCGGCTTCTCCGGATCCAGGCCCGCCCGCCGGAAGGCGTCCTTGTTGTAGAACGTGATCGGGGTCGAGCTGTTGAACGGCATCGAGATCATCTTGCCGTCCGGCGAGCTGTAGTAGCCCCGCACCGCCGGCAGGTAGATGCTCGGGTCGAAGGAGATGCCGGCCTCCTTGAACAGCTGGTGGACCGGCTTGATGGCCCCCTGGGCAGCCATCATCGTGGCCGTCCCTACCTCGAACATCTGAACGATGTGGGGCGCGTTCCCTGCGCGGAAAGCGGCGATCGCCGCCTGCATCGTCTCGGGATACGCTCCCTTGAAGGCCGGGTTCACGCGGTATTTGGTCTGCGAGTTGTTGAAGTCGGTTGCGATTCCCTCGAGGATGTCCCCCAGCGGCCGTGTGAGGCCGTACCAGAAGTCCACCGTGACGCGCCCTCCGGGCACCTGCGCGACCAACGTCGGGGTGAAACCCGCCCCGGCCTGGAGCGATCCGGCATGCGTCCCGCCGCTGACAAGCGCAAGGACGACTATGATACCTATCAACACTCTGATCATCACCCATCGCCTCCTGTAATAGTCATGGTCATGAGTACCGCGTTCGCCCACCGACCGCTTCTTACCTTCATCCTCAGGTGCGCACTCCGGGCGTTTGGTGCCGCTTCAGGATCTCGATCGTCTCGGAAATGGGCAGGGCCGGCATCACATGCCCGTGCCGGCCCGTCGTGGTCTCGGCTGCGAACAGCGCGTCCAGGATGGCCTCCTCCGAGGCCTCGACGGCGGCACGGAAGAGCAGGTTCAGGGTGTTGCGCTGCTGGGGCTCCTGGCGCGGGTTTGTAGAGAACGCCACCGCCAGATCGCCGCTGGTATGTCCGCTGATGGCGCCGGTGCGGGCCATCCCCATGAAGCATCGCCAGGCGATCCGGCGCAGGTCCAGCGCCGAGAGCGGCGCGTCGGTGGCGACGACAAACACACACGAGCCGCGCTCGGACGGTTGGGCAACGGCGGTCAGCTCGCGTCCCACCGCAACCCCGTCCACAACCAGGTCTCCTGGAAACCCGAAGTTGGGAACAACCAGCACCCCCAGGCGAAATCCGGGTTCGGCAAGCACTCGCGACGCCCCCCCGACCCCGGATTTGAACCCCAGGCACCGCATCCCAACGCCGGCGCCGACGCAGCCCACCTCCACCGGCCCTTCCTGGGCCGCTGCAACCGCAGCCAGCACGTGGTCTTCGCCGACGGCGCGCGCGCGGGCATCGCTCAGGTAACCGTCGAAGCACTCGAGAACCACCGGGTTGACCGTTTCGTTCACCCCGATCTCGGGATCCTGGCCGATCATGTAGGTAATCAGGGCGTCGGCGACTCGAGGCACGTTCAAGGTGCTCGTGAGCAGAATCGGGGACTCGACCGAACCCAGCTCCTCGATCTGCATGAGGCCGGCCGATTTGCCGTAGCCGTTGAGCACCGCGGCGGCCGCGGTTACCTTCCGGCGGTAGAGGTTCCCCCCGTGGGGCACCACGGCCGTGACACCGGTCCTAAGGTC
Proteins encoded in this window:
- the ugpB gene encoding sn-glycerol-3-phosphate ABC transporter substrate-binding protein UgpB, producing the protein MIRVLIGIIVVLALVSGGTHAGSLQAGAGFTPTLVAQVPGGRVTVDFWYGLTRPLGDILEGIATDFNNSQTKYRVNPAFKGAYPETMQAAIAAFRAGNAPHIVQMFEVGTATMMAAQGAIKPVHQLFKEAGISFDPSIYLPAVRGYYSSPDGKMISMPFNSSTPITFYNKDAFRRAGLDPEKPPQTWAELRAAATRIRQTNAAPCGFTMAWPTWTNLENLSAIHDVPLATKMNGFEGMDTEMQTNSPLYVRHLQTLVDMHREGTFKYGGRDSAGDALFPSGECAIIHASSGMRARVIREAKFSWGVTYLPYYDDVKGAPKNSIIGGASFWVMTSPRRTADEYKAVAEFFKFISQPEIVAKWHMETGFVPITFTGMTLVQALGYWQANPGADIPFKQLTRSRPTRNTMGLRLGNMPEIRVIFYEEWEKAFQGTQTAKQAMDAATRRSNEVLRRFERANAP
- a CDS encoding P1 family peptidase codes for the protein MPRVRDFLTIGALPAGPHSAITDVPGVRVGHVSLREGDLRTGVTAVVPHGGNLYRRKVTAAAAVLNGYGKSAGLMQIEELGSVESPILLTSTLNVPRVADALITYMIGQDPEIGVNETVNPVVLECFDGYLSDARARAVGEDHVLAAVAAAQEGPVEVGCVGAGVGMRCLGFKSGVGGASRVLAEPGFRLGVLVVPNFGFPGDLVVDGVAVGRELTAVAQPSERGSCVFVVATDAPLSALDLRRIAWRCFMGMARTGAISGHTSGDLAVAFSTNPRQEPQQRNTLNLLFRAAVEASEEAILDALFAAETTTGRHGHVMPALPISETIEILKRHQTPGVRT